The following are encoded together in the Aerococcus mictus genome:
- the polA gene encoding DNA polymerase I, which translates to MSKQEKLLLFDGSSLAFRAFFAMHDLNRFKNNNGLHTNALYAFHLMLTHVLEKEKPSHALVAWDAGKTTFRTAYYHEYKGGRDKTPQEFIEQMPYFNKLLDAFGIAHYELANYEADDIIGTLSQRGAEAGMDVVIISGDKDLIQLARDQVRVDINRKGVTNIDSYTPQSIQADQGISPEQLIDVKGLMGDNSDNYPGVTGIGEKTALKLIQEFGSMEEVYANIDQVSGKKRKENLVKDKDQAFLSKKLARIILDAPVEKSLTDLKCQGIQAQDLVNFYREMNFKQFMEKFLANSGTDADFELEDSSWEVPEYQVLDHLEAKHFTQDQTALYLEMFENNYHEGELIYVVWGNKNHIYLASPDLVKESQAFKNWIEDPHAKKVLYDAKRSQVILKRLGMELEGVSDDVLIASYLIHARDLSGDVANVAREFNLDYLAYDSEVYGKGKKVAVPEDKTRLYEHLVAKVSVINDLLPIIKDRLEADEMVELYQKIELPLAQVLAKMEIMGISVDRSRLEGLSQSYEEQLDQLQEEIYREAGVEFNINSTQQLSKILFEDMGLKGGKKTKSGNYSTAQSELEKLQGVPIIDLILAYRQLAKLQSTYVQGILDYIHQDGKVHSRFIQTLTTTGRLSSADPNLQNIPIRTEEGRKIRQAFVPSHPDWVIFSSDYSQIELRVLAHVSGDPHLQEAFKENKDIHTATAGKVFHKDEKDISKDERRQAKAVNFGIVYGISDYGLSQNLSISRQEAKAFIDKYFEIYPKVAEYMDKSVEIAREAGYAKTLFNRRRYLPDLKAKNYNVRSFAERTAMNSPIQGTAADIIKVAMVEMDQALKEHHLQANLLLQVHDELIFEVAQEDLEDLAALVKDVMENAVALDVPLIVDSNYGSTWYDAK; encoded by the coding sequence TTGTCCAAGCAAGAAAAATTATTGCTATTCGATGGCTCATCATTAGCCTTTCGGGCTTTCTTTGCCATGCATGATTTAAATCGTTTTAAAAATAATAACGGCCTACATACCAATGCCCTATATGCTTTTCACTTGATGTTGACCCACGTCTTAGAAAAAGAAAAGCCTAGCCATGCCCTGGTGGCTTGGGATGCTGGTAAGACCACCTTTCGGACGGCATATTATCATGAATACAAGGGTGGCCGGGATAAAACACCACAAGAATTTATAGAACAGATGCCTTATTTTAATAAATTGCTGGATGCTTTTGGTATTGCCCACTATGAATTAGCAAATTATGAAGCGGATGATATCATCGGTACCCTGTCCCAAAGAGGCGCAGAGGCTGGTATGGATGTAGTGATTATCTCTGGCGATAAGGACTTGATTCAACTGGCTAGGGACCAGGTTAGGGTAGATATTAACCGTAAGGGAGTGACTAATATTGATTCCTATACTCCCCAATCCATCCAAGCAGACCAAGGGATCAGCCCTGAACAACTCATTGATGTTAAGGGGTTGATGGGCGATAATTCCGATAATTATCCTGGTGTGACTGGAATTGGGGAGAAGACCGCCTTGAAACTAATCCAGGAATTTGGTTCCATGGAAGAGGTCTATGCTAATATCGATCAAGTTTCCGGGAAAAAACGTAAGGAAAACTTAGTCAAGGATAAGGATCAGGCCTTTTTATCCAAAAAATTAGCTCGGATTATTCTTGATGCTCCAGTTGAAAAATCCCTGACAGACTTAAAATGCCAAGGCATTCAGGCTCAAGATTTGGTTAACTTTTATCGTGAGATGAACTTCAAGCAATTTATGGAAAAATTCTTAGCTAACTCTGGGACTGACGCTGACTTTGAATTAGAGGATTCCAGCTGGGAAGTCCCTGAATATCAAGTCCTTGACCACCTTGAAGCTAAGCATTTCACCCAAGACCAAACAGCCCTCTATCTAGAAATGTTCGAAAATAATTACCATGAAGGGGAGTTAATCTACGTTGTTTGGGGGAATAAGAATCACATCTATTTGGCCTCTCCAGACCTGGTGAAGGAAAGCCAAGCTTTTAAAAATTGGATAGAAGATCCCCACGCTAAAAAGGTTCTCTATGATGCTAAGCGCAGCCAAGTGATCTTAAAACGTTTGGGTATGGAGCTAGAAGGAGTCAGTGATGATGTTCTTATCGCTTCCTATCTCATTCATGCCCGTGATTTGAGTGGCGATGTGGCTAATGTGGCCCGAGAATTCAATTTGGATTATCTAGCCTATGATAGTGAAGTCTATGGGAAAGGCAAGAAAGTGGCGGTACCTGAAGATAAAACCCGTCTTTATGAACACCTGGTAGCTAAGGTATCTGTCATTAATGACCTACTACCTATTATTAAAGATCGCCTAGAAGCGGATGAGATGGTCGAACTTTACCAAAAAATTGAACTCCCTTTAGCCCAAGTTCTAGCTAAAATGGAAATTATGGGAATTTCCGTTGACCGCAGCAGACTAGAAGGTTTATCTCAGTCTTATGAAGAACAACTTGACCAGCTGCAAGAAGAAATTTACCGGGAAGCCGGGGTTGAATTTAATATTAATTCCACCCAACAGCTGAGCAAGATTCTCTTTGAAGATATGGGCCTAAAGGGTGGCAAGAAAACCAAGTCCGGTAATTATTCAACGGCCCAATCTGAATTGGAAAAATTACAAGGGGTGCCCATCATTGATTTGATCTTAGCCTATCGGCAATTAGCTAAGCTCCAATCCACTTACGTCCAAGGGATTCTTGATTACATCCACCAAGATGGCAAGGTACACAGTCGTTTTATTCAAACCCTAACCACTACCGGGCGCTTAAGCTCAGCTGATCCGAACTTACAAAATATTCCTATCCGTACCGAAGAGGGGCGTAAAATTCGCCAAGCCTTTGTGCCTTCTCATCCGGACTGGGTCATTTTCTCATCGGACTATTCGCAAATTGAATTACGTGTCCTTGCCCATGTTTCTGGAGACCCTCATCTTCAAGAAGCCTTTAAAGAAAATAAGGATATCCATACTGCCACAGCGGGTAAAGTCTTCCATAAAGATGAAAAGGACATTAGTAAGGATGAGAGACGTCAAGCCAAGGCAGTCAATTTTGGGATTGTTTACGGGATTAGTGACTATGGCCTCAGTCAAAACCTTTCGATTTCTCGTCAAGAGGCTAAGGCCTTTATTGATAAATATTTTGAAATTTATCCTAAAGTGGCTGAATATATGGATAAGAGTGTGGAAATCGCTCGTGAGGCTGGTTACGCTAAGACCCTCTTTAACCGCCGTCGCTACCTTCCTGACTTAAAGGCTAAAAATTATAATGTTAGATCCTTTGCCGAAAGAACTGCGATGAATTCGCCAATTCAAGGAACGGCAGCCGACATTATTAAGGTAGCCATGGTTGAGATGGATCAAGCCCTAAAGGAACATCATCTTCAGGCAAATCTTCTCCTCCAAGTCCACGATGAGTTAATTTTTGAAGTGGCCCAAGAGGACTTAGAAGACTTAGCTGCCTTAGTCAAAGATGTCATGGAAAATGCCGTTGCCTTAGACGTCCCCTTAATTGTTGATAGTAACTATGGGTCCACTTGGTATGATGCCAAGTAG